CCACGTCTGTCGTCGGTAGGGTAGTCGTCGAGGACGCCATCTGGTCGATACTTACCTCTCCGTGTGGGTCAATCTACTGGAGACGCGGTGACCGAACGAGCGTGGTCGTCCCGCCTCGAAGGCTCACGGTTGCGAGTCGGTAGCCATTTTTATTCGGGATCGCGTTGCTGGGATCGTGCGCGTTCTCAATCACCTTGAACTGGAATCCCGCCTCGATCGGAGCGGTATCGAAACGTCCGTTAGCCACCAGCGCGCCGCGCTCGCACGAACGGACGTGTCGGTCGTCACGTCGCCGTGGAACGGGGGATCGATCCCGCGGGCGCTCGAACGCACAGTCGACGGTGATGGGCCGATCGCGTCGATCGATTTGGCACACTGTAACATGATCGGACCGGGATCGGTGGCGATCGCTCGATACGCTCGCCACGAGGACGTACCGTTAGTCCTCCATGCCCACGTCACCCGTGAGGATTTCGCCGAAAGCTTTCGTGGATCGACGGCGATCGGACCGGCGCTCGAACGGTATCTCCGGTGGTTCTATTCCCAGGCCGATCTCGTTCTCTGTCCGAGCCAGTACACAAAGGGGGTGCTCGAATCCTACCCAGTCGATGCCCCGATCCGTCCGATCACGAACGGAATCGACATCGATGCCTTATCGGGCTTTTCTTCGCTGCGATCGACGTATCGACAGCGGTACGATCTCGACGGGATGGTCGTGTTCGCACTCGGGAGCGTGTTCGAACGGAAGGGGGTGACGACGTTCTGTGAACTCGCCCAAGCGACAGACCACGAGTTCGCGTGGTTTGGTACCTACGACACGGGACCACAGGCCTCGACGACGGTGCGTCGATGGACGAGCGACCCGCCTGAAAACGTCACCTTCACCGGCTGGATCGACGACAAGCGCGGCGCGTTCGCGGCCGGAGACGTGTATCTGTTTCCCGCGAAGGTCGAAAACCAAGGACTCGTGGTACTCGAAGCGATGGCGTGTGGAAAGCCGGTCGTCCTACGGGACATCCCCGTCTTCGAGGAGTATTACACCCACGGCGAGGACTGTCTCATGTGCGATACGATTGATGAGTTCCGGGATGCACTCACGGAACTCGCATCGGATCCGGAACTCCGTGACCGACTCGGTGAGAACGCGAGAGAGACCGCCCGCGAGCACAGCCTCGATCGAGTCTCCGAAGAGTTGCTCGATGCCTACCAAGAAGTCACAACCGTTTAGCCATTCCCCCGATTCTGAACGACCAGATGCGCCCAACGGTCGCAGCGTTCACAGATACGTATCTCCCAACAGTCAATGGAGTAACGTATACGGTCAAGACGTGGCGCGACCACTGGCACCGCCGTGGTGGTCGGATGGAGATCGTGTATCCAAAGAGTGACCACACACCCCAGTCAGGCGAACACCCCGTTTCAAGCGTTCCGTTTCCGTTTTACGAAGGGTTTCGAATGGGGTTTCCTCGAATTCCCGATGCGGTTCGTAAATCGGATATCGACATCGTTCACGCACACACGCCGTTCGGTGTGGGCCTCAGCGGACTTCGGGTAGCAAACCGCGCGGATCTCCCGGTCGTCATGTCCTATCACACGCCAGCCGAAGAGTACGCCACCTATCTCACCGGTGCGCTCTCGGGGCGGCTCGTCAGCGTGGCGACCGCGTACGAGGAATGGTTTCTCGACCGTGCAGATCACATCATCGTGCCCAGCGAGAGTACTCGTGACCGACTCGACAGCCGTGTCGAGAAACCGATCACGACTGTTCCCAACGGGATCGACACCGAACGGTTCGCTCCGGTCGATACCGAGGCGTTCCGCGACCGATTCGGGCTTCCCGATGGGCCGCTGGTCGGGTACACTGGACGACACGGTTACGAAAAGCGGTTGGATGACATCCTCGATGCGACTGCAGGACTCGACGTCACTGTCGTGTTCGGCGGTGACGGTCCTGCCCGGTCACAGCTCGAAGCACGAGCGGCGACTGTCGACACTGACGTTCGGTTTCTCGGGTTTCTCGACCGCGCGGATCTCCCGGCGTTTTACTCGGCGCTCGACGTGTTCGCGTTCCCGAGTCCGGTCGAAACGGAGGGTCTCGTCGCGCTCGAAGCCAACGCGTGTGGAACGCCAGTTGTCGCCATCAATGCCGGTGCACTTGCCGAAACGATCACGGCAGGCGAAACCGGATACCATTTCGATCCGGAAGATATCGAGGGCTTCAAGCAGGCGATCCAGCGAGCGTTGCGAGAGCACGAATCGCTCGTCGAGTCCTGTCTCGATCGACGGGAAACGATCAGCGTAGAACACTCCCTCGATCAACTGGAAACGGTGTATGAGAGCGTCAATGAGGAGAGAGAACAGTAGTTCCAGCGAGTGAAGTGGAAGGTGGGATCACAGTGCTTTTTTCGGTGCTCCTCTCTCACTCAGCCATATGGCTGAGGATGAGGGGATGACGTATTCGGACGCTGGCGTGGACATCGCCGACAGCGAGGCGGCCACGGCGGCGTTGCTCGGTGCTGTCGGAGAGCACAGCGACCAGGAGGGCGACAGCGATTATGCGGGGCTGATCGACATCGGGGAGCGGTATTTAGCTTTAGCGACCGACGGTGTCGGGACGAAACTGCTCGTCGCGGAGGCGGTAGACGATTATTCGACGGTCGGCATCGACTGTATCGCGATGAACGCGAACGATCTCGTGGCAGCGGGCATCGAACCGGTTGCGTTCGTGGATTATCTCGCCATCG
The sequence above is drawn from the Halocatena salina genome and encodes:
- a CDS encoding glycosyltransferase family 4 protein — protein: MRVLNHLELESRLDRSGIETSVSHQRAALARTDVSVVTSPWNGGSIPRALERTVDGDGPIASIDLAHCNMIGPGSVAIARYARHEDVPLVLHAHVTREDFAESFRGSTAIGPALERYLRWFYSQADLVLCPSQYTKGVLESYPVDAPIRPITNGIDIDALSGFSSLRSTYRQRYDLDGMVVFALGSVFERKGVTTFCELAQATDHEFAWFGTYDTGPQASTTVRRWTSDPPENVTFTGWIDDKRGAFAAGDVYLFPAKVENQGLVVLEAMACGKPVVLRDIPVFEEYYTHGEDCLMCDTIDEFRDALTELASDPELRDRLGENARETAREHSLDRVSEELLDAYQEVTTV
- a CDS encoding glycosyltransferase; the encoded protein is MRPTVAAFTDTYLPTVNGVTYTVKTWRDHWHRRGGRMEIVYPKSDHTPQSGEHPVSSVPFPFYEGFRMGFPRIPDAVRKSDIDIVHAHTPFGVGLSGLRVANRADLPVVMSYHTPAEEYATYLTGALSGRLVSVATAYEEWFLDRADHIIVPSESTRDRLDSRVEKPITTVPNGIDTERFAPVDTEAFRDRFGLPDGPLVGYTGRHGYEKRLDDILDATAGLDVTVVFGGDGPARSQLEARAATVDTDVRFLGFLDRADLPAFYSALDVFAFPSPVETEGLVALEANACGTPVVAINAGALAETITAGETGYHFDPEDIEGFKQAIQRALREHESLVESCLDRRETISVEHSLDQLETVYESVNEEREQ